In Aspergillus fumigatus Af293 chromosome 2, whole genome shotgun sequence, a genomic segment contains:
- a CDS encoding haloacid dehalogenase, type II, whose amino-acid sequence MSSQPLPRVLFFDVFGTVVQWRTSVSEALRDAAQSALRDPEKNLPDAVRAKASSMTQSDWLDITEEWRESYYHFTRNSDLSKPFVSVDEHHYSYLLKLLQAHGLETLFTDAQRWDLALSWHRLAPWPDSVRGLELLNRKFRTCTLSNGNVALLQDLCRHGSLPFTEVLSAEHFGAYKPSPKVYGGAAERFGLEPGECALVAAHLGDLKAAKACGFQTVYVERPKEETLDMEQAREEGYVDIWIDAGCDGFVELARRFSLDIEAKA is encoded by the coding sequence ATGTCATCCCAACCTCTCCCCCGAgtcctcttcttcgacgTCTTTGGCACCGTCGTCCAATGGCGCACCTCCGTCTCCGAAGCTCTCCGTGACGCAGCACAGAGCGCACTCCGAGACCCAGAGAAGAATCTCCCCGACGCCGTGCGCGCCAAAGCCTCGTCAATGACTCAATCGGACTGGCTTGACATAACCGAGGAATGGCGCGAGTCGTACTACCACTTCACCCGGAACTCCGATCTATCAAAGCCCTTCGTCTCCGTCGATGAGCACCACTACTCGTACCTCCTCAAGCTCCTTCAGGCCCACGGTCTCGAGACCCTGTTCACCGATGCTCAGAGATGGGATCTCGCGCTGAGCTGGCACCGGCTCGCCCCGTGGCCGGATAGCGTTCGCGGCCTGGAGCTCCTGAACCGCAAGTTCCGCACCTGCACCCTGTCCAACGGGAACGTGGCgctgctgcaggatctcTGTCGGCACGGCTCGCTGCCCTTCACAGAGGTGCTAAGCGCAGAGCACTTTGGGGCGTACAAGCCGTCGCCAAAGGTCTACGGCGGGGCTGCGGAGAGGTTCGGACTGGAGCCGGGAGAGTGTGCGCTTGTGGCGGCGCATCTGGGGGATCTGAAAGCTGCCAAAGCCTGTGGGTTCCAGACGGTTTATGTGGAGCGTCCGAAGGAGGAGACGTTGGACATGGAGCAGGCACGGGAGGAGGGATATGTGGATATCTGGATTGATGCAGGCTGCGACGGATTTGTTGAACTTGCCAGGCGGTTTAGCCTTGATATCGAGGCCAAGGCGTAG
- the rasB gene encoding Ras small monomeric GTPase RasB, whose amino-acid sequence MTLYKLVVLGDGGVGKTALTIQLCLNHFVETYDPTIEDSYRKQVVIDQQSCMLEVLDTAGQEEYTALRDQWIRDGEGFVLVYSITSRASFTRIQKFYNQIKMVKESAHSGSPSGASYLGSPMNAPSGPPLPVPVMLVGNKSDKAVERAVSAQEGQALAKDLGCEFVEASAKNCINVEKAFYDVVRMLRQQRQQQQGGRAQDRRPTGLGPMRDRDAGPEYPKTFRPDRARHRGGIKCVIL is encoded by the exons ATGACGTTGTACAAATTGGTGGTGTTGGGAGATGGTGGTGTTGGGAAGACCGCGCTCACGATTCAG CTTTGTTTGAATCACTTCGTCGAAACGTACGATCCGACTATTGAAGACTCGTACCGGAAGCAAGTCGTGATCGATCAACAGTCTTGCATGTTGGAAGTGCTGGACACCGCAGGCCAGGAGGAATACACAGCCCTGCGAGATCAGTGGATTCGCGACGGCGAAGGTTTCGTGCTTGTCTACAGCATCACATCACGCGCTTCGTTCACTCGCATACAAAAGTTCTACAACCAGATCAAGATGGTCAAGGAGTCAGCCCACTCCGGGTCGCCATCCGGAGCCAGCTATCTGGGATCGCCCATGAACGCGCCTTCGGGTCCGCCCCTCCCCGTCCCCGTGATGCTAGTCGGCAACAAGAGCGACAAAGCAGTGGAGCGAGCGGTCTCAGCGCAGGAAGGACAGGCCCTGGCGAAGGACTTGGGCTGCGAATTCGTCGAGGCGTCCGCCAAGAACTGCATCAACGTTGAGAAGGCCTTTTACGATGTCGTTCGCATGCTCCGACAGCAAcggcaacagcagcagggaGGACGAGCCCAAGATCGTCGACCGACTGGCTTGGGCCCTATGCGCGATCGGGACGCCGGTCCTGAATATCCAAAAACCTTCCGACCCGACCGTGCCAGACACCGAGGTGGCATCAAGTGCGTCATCCTGTGA
- a CDS encoding putative acyl-CoA synthetase encodes MSTQQTVHAQSLHSPESFWSYHATKLHWHKKPSQTLVRRPKTLPSGVTHEHWSWFPDGEISTTYNCVDRHVAAGRGENVAIIWDSPVTGVKEKYTYSQLLDEVEVLAGVLREEGVRKGDVVIIYMPMIPAALIAALAITRLGAIHSAVFGGFAAKSLAQRIEAAKPRVIMTASCGIEGSKGPVSYRPLVEGAIAASSFKPSKTIIWQRDQLRWNNPDKMGGQRNWQRLVKSARMRGVKAGPVPVKSTDGLYIIYTSGTTGLPKGVFREAGGHAVGLHLSIKYLFDIHGPGDVMFCASDIGWVVGHSYILYAPLLVGATTVLFEGKPVGTPDAGTFWRIVEEHKVKVLSTAPTAIRAIRKDDPDNKYFLQVARRGGLRHLKALFLAGERSEPSIVQMFQELLTQHAAPGAMVIDNWWSSESGSPISGLALNSAAGLVDQWQPNQDSKPLAVRPGSAGLPMPGFDVRVVDDEGREVPRGTMGNIVMAMPLAPTAFTSLFKDDERFYRGYVKRFNGRWVDTGDAGMIDEDGYIHIMSRSDDIINVAAHRFSTGAIEQAILSHPDIGEASVVGMPDPLKGHLPFAFIQPRGSGPLPARPSAELFHAVNQLVREQIGAIASLGGIIQGRGMIPKTRSGKTLRRVLRELVENGVRGEFDAPVNVPPTVEDAEVVEVARERVREYFAAKARL; translated from the exons ATGTCTACCCAACAAACAGTCCACGCTCAGTCCCTGCACTCCCCCGAAAGTTTTTGGTCGTATCACGCGACCAAGCTGCACTGGCACAAGAAGCCATCACAAACGCTTGTCCGACGCCCCAAGACCCTACCAAGCGGGGTCACGCACGAGCACTGGTCCTGGTTCCCCGACGGCGAGATCTCCACGACGTACAACTGTGTGGATCGGCATGTGGCGGCCGGCCGCGGAGAGAATGTAGCGATTATCTGGGACTCGCCAGTGACGGgcgtcaaggagaagtatACGTACAGCCAATTGCTCGATGAAGTGGAGGTGCTAGCTGGGGTGTTGAGAGAGGAAGGTGTGAGGAAGGGAGATGTGGTGATCATCTACA TGCCTATGATTCCCGCGGCGCTGATTGCAGCGCTAGCCATCACCCGGCTGGGGGCTATTCATTCCGCCGTGTTTGGCGGTTTCGCGGCCAAGTCGCTTGCGCAGCGGATTGAGGCCGCGAAGCCGCGGGTGATCATGACGGCCTCATGCGGGATTGAAGGGTCCAAGGGACCCGTGTCATATCGGCCGCTGGTCGAGGGCGCTATTGCAGCGAGCAGCTTCAAGCCGTCCAAGACGATTATCTGGCAGCGGGACCAGCTGCGGTGGAACAATCCGGACAAGATGGGCGGGCAGCGCAACTGGCAGCGGCTGGTCAAGAGCGCTCGGATGCGCGGCGTCAAGGCGGGCCCGGTGCCGGTCAAGAGCACAGATGGGCTGTATATCATCTACACCAGCG GGACAACTGGATTACCGAAAGGAGTCTTCCGAGAAGCAGGGGGCCACGCAGTCGGACTCCATTTGTCCATCAAGTATCTGTTTGACATCCACGGGCCAGGGGATGTGATGTTCTGCGCCTCGGATATCGGCTGGGTGGTCGGTCACTCGTATATTCTGTATGCACCGTTGCTGGTGGGTGCCACGACGGTCCTGTTCGAAGGAAAACCAGTGGGGACACCCGACGCAGGCACTTTCTGGCGCATTGTCGAGGAGCACAAAGTCAAGGTGCTCTCCACGGCACCGACGGCCATTCGGGCAATCCGCAAAGACGATCCGGACAACAAGTATTTCCTGCAGGTTGCACGCCGCGGGGGACTGAGGCACCTGAAAGCTCTGTTTCTTGCTGGCGAGAGAAGCGAACCGAGCATCGTCCAGATGTTTCAAGAGCTCCTGACCCAGCATGCGGCGCCGGGGGCAATGGTGATTGATAACTGGTGGTCGTCCGAGTCCGGATCCCCCATATCTGGATTAGCGCTGAACAGCGCAGCAGGCCTGGTGGACCAGTGGCAACCGAATCAGGATTCCAAACCGCTAGCCGTGCGACCCGGATCTGCCGGGCTGCCAATGCCCGGGTTTGACGTGCGTGTTGTCGACGATGAAGGCCGGGAGGTGCCGCGCGGAACAATGGGGAACATAGTCATGGCGATGCCCCTGGCGCCGACGGCATTTACCAGTTTATTCAAAGACGACGAGCGCTTCTACAGGGGATATGTCAAACGGTTCAACGGCCGATGGGTCGACACCGGCGACGCAGGCatgatcgacgaggacgggTACATCCACATTATGTCGCGGTCTGACGACATCATCAATGTGGCCGCGCACCGGTTCAGCACGGGGGCCATCGAGCAAGCCATCCTGTCGCACCCCGACATTGGCGAGGCCAGCGTGGTAGGCATGCCGGACCCGCTGAAGGGCCATCTCCCCTTTGCGTTTATCCAGCCGCGGGGATCAGGACCACTTCCCGCCCGTCCCAGCGCGGAGCTCTTTCATGCTGTGAACCAGCTGGTGCGCGAGCAGATCGGGGCCATCGCTTCGCTGGGCGGGATCATCCAGGGGCGGGGAATGATCCCGAAGACGCGCAGCGGCAAGACGCTGCGACGGGTGCTGCGCGAGTTGGTGGAAAATGGGGTGCGGGGGGAGTTTGATGCTCCTGTGAACGTCCCGCCAACGGTGGAGGATGCAGAAGTGGTGGAGGTTGCGCGGGAGAGGGTCCGAGAATACTTTGCCGCCAAGGCGAGGCTATAA
- a CDS encoding putative GPI anchored protein, producing MRFFATVLATLAVGAVASNAVADEEYSTVVVTEYSTYCPSATSVPEASSSAAPSITVSDGVTYSISRPLITSTITKCNKCPSSTPVIYTPTPSSSSIVVVPTSKPVIPSGASPETTSVPPAASTPVTPLATGAASRAAVGAGAGLAGVFALAAYLL from the exons ATGCGTTTCTTCGCTACTGTTCTGGCTACCCTTGCCGTGGGCGCCGTCGCCTCCAACGCCGTTGCCGATGAGGAATACAGCACCGTTGTGGTCACTGAGTACAGCACCTACTGCCCCTCGGCCACCTCCGTTCCTGAGGCTTCCTCCAGCGCT GCTCCCTCCATCACCGTCTCCGACGGCGTGACCTACTCCATCTCCCGGCCCCTGATCACCTCTACCATCACCAAGTGCAACAAGTG CCCCTCTTCCACCCCCGTCATTTACACCCCCACCccctccagcagctccatcgtcgtcgtcccgACTTCCAAGCCTGTCATCCCCTCCGGTGCAAGCCCCGAGACCACCAGCGTCCCCCCCGCCGCCAGCACCCCCGTCACTCCCCTGGCGACCGGTGCCGCCTCGCGCGCTGCCGTCGGTGCGGGCGCGGGTCTGGCCGGTGTTTTTGCCCTGGCTGCTTACCTGCTGTAG